The following are encoded together in the Nodosilinea sp. PGN35 genome:
- a CDS encoding response regulator transcription factor yields the protein MTDRPINILLVEDDELFRLGLSTRLQQEPTLRIAAEAEDGETAIAVVNQRPFDVVLLDIGLPGIGGIEACRQIKQRHPALPVLALTSHNQPALIARLIEAQAQGYCVKGIAAEALVLAIRSVAMGATWWDAIASQEIQAAFQSTAPGPSPAETSTTLPPLTKREQEILALMAAGQSNQEIAETLYIAPGTVRVHVHAILQKLEVRDRTQAVILSIQSGLIPP from the coding sequence CGGCCCATCAACATCCTTCTGGTCGAAGACGATGAGCTGTTTCGACTGGGGCTCTCCACCCGCCTGCAGCAGGAGCCCACGCTGCGAATTGCCGCCGAGGCGGAGGACGGCGAAACGGCGATCGCCGTGGTCAACCAGCGGCCCTTCGATGTGGTGCTGCTAGACATTGGCCTGCCGGGGATTGGCGGCATCGAGGCCTGCCGCCAGATCAAGCAGCGGCACCCTGCCCTGCCGGTGCTGGCCCTGACTTCCCATAACCAGCCCGCCCTGATTGCCCGCCTGATCGAAGCCCAGGCCCAGGGCTACTGCGTCAAGGGCATTGCCGCCGAGGCGCTGGTGTTAGCGATTCGCTCCGTGGCAATGGGGGCCACCTGGTGGGATGCGATCGCCTCCCAGGAAATTCAGGCGGCGTTCCAATCTACGGCCCCAGGCCCATCCCCCGCTGAGACCTCGACGACCCTACCTCCCCTGACCAAGCGAGAACAGGAAATCCTGGCGCTGATGGCCGCCGGGCAGAGCAACCAGGAAATTGCCGAGACTCTCTACATTGCCCCCGGCACGGTGCGCGTCCACGTCCACGCCATTTTGCAAAAGCTGGAGGTGCGCGATCGCACCCAGGCGGTCATCCTGTCCATACAAAGTGGCCTGATTCCTCCCTAA
- a CDS encoding cation diffusion facilitator family transporter, with protein sequence MERCLPMNEGEYQRRISYRLLLTTLWATLLLLAVQAIGGWANQSLTLLAEALHTLVDGFSTVLSLVAVTSPQRQMGREVWGHGRAEVAGTLVLCAFLGFTGVSLLLIALRQVLGGLTGAATPFPVALDPAVLRFTAAMVILNIALGIYASYQARSLSSQALKLNTRHFLADAWLSIVMVGVLLAIWQGQRWLDPVFALLLLPLVGRSLWRVLNEQLPMLLRPTAIAPEAIAHLATQVEGVTRCTRIRSRGMVGRQVWVEIHLVLHPEFVESAETIGEQIDAQLRQRYGPLRTQVWVEPARPYQDAFAEPGMPNYLPPSSGSGGDWA encoded by the coding sequence GTGGAACGCTGTCTGCCCATGAACGAGGGCGAGTACCAACGCCGCATTAGCTACCGCCTGTTGTTGACGACCCTGTGGGCGACTCTGCTGCTGCTGGCGGTGCAGGCCATTGGTGGTTGGGCCAACCAGTCGCTGACTCTGCTGGCCGAGGCGCTACACACATTAGTAGACGGATTTAGCACCGTGCTCAGCCTAGTGGCGGTGACCTCGCCCCAGCGGCAGATGGGCCGCGAGGTGTGGGGTCACGGGCGGGCCGAGGTGGCGGGTACTCTCGTTCTCTGCGCCTTTCTGGGCTTTACCGGGGTCAGCCTGCTGTTGATTGCCCTGCGCCAGGTGTTGGGCGGCCTCACCGGGGCAGCTACCCCCTTCCCTGTGGCCCTTGACCCAGCGGTACTGCGGTTCACGGCGGCCATGGTGATTCTCAATATTGCCCTGGGCATCTACGCCAGCTACCAGGCCCGCAGCCTCAGCAGCCAGGCCCTCAAGCTCAACACCCGCCACTTCTTAGCCGATGCCTGGCTGAGCATTGTCATGGTGGGGGTGCTGCTGGCCATCTGGCAGGGCCAGCGCTGGCTCGACCCGGTGTTTGCGCTGCTGCTGCTGCCCCTGGTGGGCCGCAGCCTGTGGCGAGTGCTCAACGAGCAGCTGCCGATGCTGCTGCGCCCCACGGCGATCGCCCCCGAGGCCATTGCCCACCTCGCCACCCAGGTGGAGGGCGTCACCCGCTGCACCCGCATTCGTTCGCGGGGTATGGTAGGCCGCCAGGTGTGGGTCGAAATTCACCTGGTGCTGCACCCCGAGTTTGTCGAATCGGCAGAAACCATTGGCGAGCAGATCGATGCCCAGCTGCGCCAGCGCTACGGCCCCCTCCGCACCCAGGTTTGGGTCGAGCCCGCCCGCCCCTACCAGGACGCATTTGCCGAGCCGGGCATGCCAAACTATCTGCCGCCGTCCTCCGGCAGCGGCGGCGACTGGGCCTAG
- a CDS encoding chorismate lyase codes for MASALQPITDPAVPSDWHALAPRWQAGQPTVQKGLPHDQLAPAWQILLLGDGSPTRHLQLLTRDRTEVDVIDMTPVGMDLDGAPDIIRVVPGPRLRRQVWLRTASGQRLAYAASWWEASHVDEYLQNKSLPIWASLARLRTELYRDIQGLYYGDSPALEEAFGQAGPFWGRHYLFWHRGKPLTLIYEVFSPYLTRYLGPMQSGPTL; via the coding sequence TTGGCCTCTGCCCTACAGCCCATCACCGATCCGGCGGTGCCCAGCGACTGGCACGCCCTCGCCCCCCGCTGGCAGGCCGGGCAGCCCACCGTACAAAAGGGGCTGCCCCACGACCAGCTGGCTCCCGCCTGGCAAATTTTACTCCTGGGGGATGGTTCGCCCACCCGCCATTTACAGCTGCTGACTCGCGATCGCACCGAAGTCGATGTCATCGACATGACCCCGGTAGGCATGGATCTCGACGGTGCCCCCGACATCATTCGCGTGGTGCCCGGCCCCCGCCTGCGCCGCCAGGTGTGGCTGCGCACCGCCTCGGGCCAGCGCCTCGCCTACGCCGCCTCCTGGTGGGAGGCCAGCCACGTCGATGAGTACCTGCAAAACAAGTCACTGCCCATCTGGGCCAGCCTGGCCCGCCTGCGCACCGAACTGTACCGCGACATTCAGGGCCTCTACTACGGCGACTCGCCAGCTCTAGAAGAAGCCTTTGGCCAGGCCGGGCCGTTCTGGGGTCGCCACTACCTGTTTTGGCACCGGGGCAAGCCGCTGACGCTGATTTACGAAGTGTTTTCGCCCTACCTGACCCGCTACCTGGGGCCGATGCAGAGTGGGCCAACCCTGTGA
- a CDS encoding glutamyl-tRNA amidotransferase: MAEEIKLAVNGTLMRGLGLNSNLLNVGAKFLYEAATVPYYRLWSIDDIHPAMVRVSHGGIAVALEVWQVPPAGLVQVLLQEPPGLSIGKVMLDNGETVLGVLGEPVLCEGQREISAYGGWRSYCSALDEEL; the protein is encoded by the coding sequence ATGGCAGAGGAAATCAAACTGGCAGTCAACGGCACTCTCATGCGGGGCCTTGGGCTTAACTCCAACCTGCTCAACGTCGGGGCTAAGTTTCTCTACGAGGCGGCCACTGTTCCCTACTACCGGCTGTGGTCAATCGACGACATACACCCCGCCATGGTACGGGTCAGCCACGGCGGCATCGCTGTGGCGCTGGAGGTGTGGCAGGTACCTCCAGCCGGGCTGGTGCAGGTGCTGCTGCAAGAGCCGCCGGGGCTGAGCATCGGCAAAGTGATGCTCGACAATGGCGAAACCGTCTTAGGAGTACTGGGCGAACCCGTGCTGTGCGAGGGACAGCGGGAGATTTCGGCCTACGGCGGCTGGCGATCGTACTGCTCGGCCCTAGACGAAGAACTCTAG